One stretch of Glycine soja cultivar W05 chromosome 7, ASM419377v2, whole genome shotgun sequence DNA includes these proteins:
- the LOC114420247 gene encoding phosphatidylinositol/phosphatidylcholine transfer protein SFH2, whose protein sequence is MGVGSQDAIKQFQAFIDQVEEPLRTTFQNVHQGFVTETLMRFLKARDWDPCKAHKMLVDCLNWRVQNEIDNILSKPIVPADLYRAVRDSQLIGLSGYSREGLPVFAIGVGLSTFDKASVHYYVQSHIQINEYRERIILPSASKKQGRPITTCIKVLDMTGLKLSALNQIKLLTIISSIDDLNYPEKTNTYYIVNAPYIFSACWKVVKPLLQERTRRKIQVLPGCGRDELLTIMDYSSLPHFCRREGSGSSRHSESGSENCYSLDHPFHQELYNHIKQQARLREAVEPIKQGSFHVDFPVPPDDEVEIAKTIESELHKFENGNGV, encoded by the exons ATGGGGGTTGGTTCCCAGGATGCCATCAAGCAGTTCCAGGCATTCATTGACCAag TTGAGGAGCCTTTGCGAACAACGTTTCAG AATGTTCATCAAGGGTTTGTCACCGAAACTTTAATGCGGTTTCTAAAAGCAAGGGACTGGGATCCTTGCAAGGCACATAAAATG TTGGTTGACTGTTTAAATTGGAGGGTGCAAAATGAGATTGACAATATATTATCT AAACCAATTGTTCCTGCTGATTTATACAGAGCGGTGCGTGATTCACAACTCATAGGATTATCAGGTTACTCAAGAGAG GGTCTGCCTGTCTTTGCAATTGGTGTTGGGCTTAGCACATTTGACAAAGCATCT GTTCATTATTATGTGCAGTCACACATTCAAATTAATGAATATCGTGAGCGTATAATCTTG CCTTCTGCATCAAAGAAGCAGGGGCGACCTATTACCACTTGTATAAAGGTTTTAGACATGACTGGTCTGAAGTTATCAGCCCTGAATCAGATTAAG TTGCTAACTATTATATCATCCATTGATGATCTGAACTACCCTGAGAAGACAAATACTTATTACATTGTAAATGCTCCATACATATTTTCTGCTTGTTGGAAG GTTGTGAAGCCACTTTTACAAGAGAGgacaagaagaaaaatacaGGTGTTACCAGGTTGTGGACGAGATGAGCTATTGACt ATCATGGATTACTCGTCTCTACCACATTTCTGTCGAAGAGAAGGCTCTGGATCATCCAGACATTCTGAGAGTGGTAGTGAAAATTGCTATTCCTTGGATCATCCCTTCCATCAAGAGCTCTACAATCACATCAAGCAGCAAGCCAGACTCCGTGAAGCTGTTGAACCCATCAAGCAGGGATCATTTCATGTAGATTTTCCAGTACCTCCAGATGATGAAGTTGAGATTGCCAAGACTATAGAGTCAGAGTTACATAAGTTTGAGAACGGAAATGGTGTCTGA